In one window of Harpia harpyja isolate bHarHar1 chromosome 11, bHarHar1 primary haplotype, whole genome shotgun sequence DNA:
- the ATG4C gene encoding cysteine protease ATG4C, whose protein sequence is MEATGTDEVEKIKSKFMSAWHNMKYSWVLKTKTYFSRNSPVFLLGKCYHFKTDESGELSTDGSNFDKINAEISGNVEEFRKDFISRIWLTYREEFPQIKGSALTTDCGWGCTLRTGQMLLAQGLMLHFLGRAWVWPEALDIDNSDSESWTAHTVKKLTASFEASLTAEREPKILSNHHQGTLKRNCDDNEMRNEVYHRKIISWFGDSPLAAFGLHQLIEYGKKSGKIAGDWYGPAVVAHILRKAVEEARDPELQGVTVYVAQDCTVYSSDVIDRQCSLMDSGKADTKAVIILVPVRLGGERTNMDYLEFVKGILSLEYCVGIIGGKPKQSYYFAGFQDDSLIYMDPHYCQSFVDVSIKDFPLESFHCPSPKKMSFKKMDPSCTIGFYCRTVQDFEKASEEITKMLKSSSKEKYPLFTFVKGHSRDYDFASSPLHEENDLFSEDEKKRLKRFSTEEFVLL, encoded by the exons ATGGAGGCCACAGGGACAGATGAAGTAGAAAAGATAAAATCAAAGTTTATGTCTGCATGGCACAACATGAAATACA GTTGGGTGTTGAAAACAAAAACTTACTTCAGTAGAAACTCTCCAGTCTTTCTGCTGGGAAAATGTTACCACTTCAAAACTGATG AATCTGGTGAACTCTCTACGGATGGGTCCAATTTTGATAAAATCAATGCAGAGATTTCAGGAAATGTCGAGGAATTTCgtaaagattttatttctagAATATGGCTGACTTACAGAGAGGAATTTCCTCAGATAAAGGGGTCCGCATTAACCACAGACTGTGGTTGGGGTTGCACGCTGAGAACTGGTCAAATGCTGCTGGCTCAAGGTCTTATGCTTCATTTTCTTGGTAGAG CCTGGGTCTGGCCAGAGGCGTTGGACATTGACAATTCCGATTCTGAATCGTGGACAGCCCATACAGTGAAAAAGCTAACAGCATCATTCGAAGCATCACTTACAGCAGAAAGAGAACCCAAGATCCTGTCAAATCATCATCAGGGAACATTAAAGAGAAACTGTGATGACAATGAAATGAGAAATGAAGTTtatcatagaaaaataatttcttggttTGGCGACTCTCCGCTGGCAGCTTTTGGCTTACATCAGCTAATAGAATATGGAAAGAAGTCTGGAAAAATTGCTGGAGATTGGTATGGGCCTGCAGTTGTTGCACACATTTTAAG AAAAGCTGTTGAAGAAGCAAGAGACCCTGAGCTACAAGGAGTAACAGTCTATGTTGCTCAGGATTGTACAG TCTACAGTTCAGATGTTATTGACAGACAGTGTTCTCTTATGGATTCTGGAAAAGCAGACACAAAAGCTGTAATTATATTAGTTCCTGTGAGACTCGGTGGAGAGAGAACAAACATGGACTACTTAGAGTTTGTAAAG GGAATTTTAAGCCTTGAGTATTGTGTTGGTATTATTGGTGGCAAACCCAAGCAGTCATATTACTTTGCTGGATTTCAAG ATGACAGTTTGATTTACATGGATCCTCATTACTGCCAATCTTTTGTAGATGTCAGCATAAAGGATTTCCCTCTTGAG TCATTCCACTGTCCTTCTCCCAAAAAGATGTCATTCAAAAAAATGGATCCGAGCTGCACGATAGGATTTTACTGTAGAACCGTGCAGGACTTTGAGAAGGCTTCTGAAGAAATAACGAAG ATGCTGAAATCTTCATCTAAGGAGAAATACCCCTTGTTTACTTTTGTAAAGGGTCATTCTAGAGACTATGACTTTGCTTCCAGTCCACTCCATGAAGAAAATGACCTTTTCTCTGAGgatgaaaagaaaagattaaaaagatttAGTACAGAGGAGTTTGTCTTGCTTTAA